One segment of Myotis daubentonii chromosome 11, mMyoDau2.1, whole genome shotgun sequence DNA contains the following:
- the LOC132211957 gene encoding uncharacterized protein C14orf119-like: MVSWCPVRGKGRMPLESSSSMQLSFSSLLPSVPGNSINSSLPPMSYITSQEMKCILHWFASWSGPQRERFLQDLVTKAVPGKLQPLLEGLEQLSVSGANRPPCIFECQLRLWDQWFQGWAEEERNEFVRQLEVSEPDFVAKFYQAVAATAGKD, translated from the coding sequence ATGGTCTCTTGGTGCCCtgtgagaggaaaggggaggatgCCACTGGAATCATCATCTTCGATGCAGCtatccttctcttctctcttaccCTCAGTGCCAGGCAATTCCATtaactcttcccttcccccaatgTCTTACATCACTTCCCAGGAAATGAAGTGTATTCTTCACTGGTTTGCCAGTTGGTCGGGTCCCCAGCGTGAACGTTTCCTACAAGACCTGGTAACTAAAGCAGTGCCAGGAAAATTACAGCCATTGCTAGAAGGTCTGGAGCAGCTTAGTGTGTCTGGAGCCAACCGACCACCTTGTATCTTTGAGTGCCAACTACGTCTTTGGGATCAGTGGTTTCAAGGTTGGGCTGAGGAGGAGCGCAATGAATTTGTCAGGCAGCTGGAGGTCAGTGAGCCAGACTTCGTGGCAAAGTTTTACCAAGCAGTGGCTGCTACAGCTGGTAAAGACTGA